In Macadamia integrifolia cultivar HAES 741 chromosome 5, SCU_Mint_v3, whole genome shotgun sequence, a single window of DNA contains:
- the LOC122078691 gene encoding uncharacterized protein LOC122078691, which translates to MPNWELRNCCNHEQVVFLTTIAIFTVVVLALWRTILLTPFKLITVFLHETSHAIACKLTCGHVEGIQVHANEGGVTQTRGGVYWLILPAGYLGSSFWGMVFILASTNLLTARIAAGCFGVALLIVLFVAKNWTLRGLCIGFIIFLGIIWLLQETTKIRILRYIILFIGVMNSLFSVYDIYDDLISRRVHSSDAEKFAELCPCPCNGVAWGILWGLISFMFLCGAMYLGLVIIS; encoded by the exons ATGCCAAATTGGGAACTCAGAAACTGTTGTAACCATGAGCAAGTGGTCTTCTTAACCACAATAGCCATCTTCACTGTTGTGGTCCTCGCG TTATGGAGGACAATATTGTTGACACCTTTCAAGCTCATCACTGTCTTTCTTCACGAAACAAGCCACGCTATAGCTTGTAAATTAACCTGTGGTCAT GTGGAAGGGATCCAGGTTCATGCAAATGAAGGTGGAGTGACACAAACACGTGGTGGTGTTTATTGGTTGATTTTGCCAGCTGGAT ATCTTGGTTCATCATTTTGGGGGATGGTTTTTATATTGGCCTCTACAAATCTTCTAACTGCAAGAATTGCTGCTGGATGTTTTGGTGTTGCTTTGCTCATTGTACTCTTTGTTGCTAAAAAT TGGACACTTCGTGGACTCTGCATTG GATTCATTATTTTCCTTGGTATAATTTGGCTTTTGCAAGAAACAACAAAGATCCGTATTCTGCGGTACATCATTTTGTTCATTG GCGTAATGAACAGCTTGTTTTCAGTTTATG aTATATATGACGATCTTATATCTCGGAGGGTTCATTCCAGTGATGCTGAAAAGTTTGCAGAACTTTGTCCTTGCCCCTGTAATGGTGTTGCATGGGGAATCCTTTG GGGTTTAATATCATTTATGTTTCTCTGTGGAGCCATGTATCTTGGACTCGTCATCATATCTTGA